The following are encoded in a window of Paenibacillaceae bacterium GAS479 genomic DNA:
- a CDS encoding transcriptional regulator, TetR family yields the protein MVQRERKKVMTKTYIQQCALSLFQERGYDKTTVEQIADAAGVSRRTFFRYFPTKEDVVLHDEYDPKIVEAFEAQPLDLGPIEALRNAIQEVFAGLSDFELSAERERSRLISSVPELRAQLFNKLTQVMSWLAQALAKRLGRDPDDFTIHMYIGAILGTIRAAELYSAEKSDRNYLELVDDALSFLQTRLLM from the coding sequence TTGGTACAACGAGAGAGAAAAAAAGTCATGACCAAAACTTACATCCAGCAATGCGCGCTTAGCTTATTTCAAGAACGAGGTTACGATAAGACTACGGTTGAACAGATAGCGGATGCAGCCGGAGTGTCGAGGAGAACTTTTTTTCGCTATTTTCCTACTAAAGAGGATGTTGTTTTACATGATGAGTATGATCCGAAGATTGTTGAAGCCTTTGAAGCTCAGCCTTTGGATTTAGGTCCAATCGAAGCGTTACGCAATGCGATCCAAGAAGTGTTTGCCGGCCTGTCTGATTTCGAGCTGTCAGCTGAACGAGAGCGCAGCAGGCTGATTTCGTCCGTTCCTGAGCTTCGTGCGCAATTATTTAACAAGCTAACGCAGGTGATGTCCTGGTTGGCACAAGCTTTGGCAAAACGGTTGGGCCGCGATCCAGACGATTTTACGATCCACATGTATATTGGGGCTATTCTAGGCACCATTCGGGCGGCTGAGCTATATTCCGCAGAGAAGTCGGATAGGAATTATTTGGAACTTGTAGACGATGCGTTATCCTTTCTCCAAACGAGATTGCTTATGTAG
- a CDS encoding nucleoside transport protein — MKYLIVIAGLLTVFGLSYLASKDRSRIRYRPLAQLIILQVVLAFVLLNTTIGETLVRGFSSVFEALLGYAAEGINFVFGGIVNEGQATQFFMSVLLPIVFISALIGILQYTKILPFIIKYIGVALSKVNGMGKLESYNAVASAILGQSEVFISVKKQIGLLPEHRMYTLCASAMSTVSMSIVGAYMTMIEPKYVVTALVLNLFGGFIIASILNPYTVSKEEDILEVTDEHKQSFFEMLGEYIMDGFKVAIVVAAMLIGFVALIAMINGLFGMLFGITFQEILGFIFAPVAFLMGVQWSEAVEAGKIMATKLVSNEFVAMLDLANITKEGTMSSRTIGIVSVFLVSFANFSSIGIIAGAVKGLHEQQGNTVARFGLRLLYGATLVSMLSATVAGLFL, encoded by the coding sequence GTGAAATATTTGATTGTTATTGCTGGATTGTTAACCGTATTTGGATTGAGCTACTTGGCGAGCAAGGATCGAAGCCGCATTCGCTATCGGCCATTAGCGCAATTAATTATATTGCAAGTTGTCCTAGCGTTTGTATTGTTGAACACGACGATTGGCGAGACGCTTGTTCGTGGATTTTCTTCCGTGTTTGAAGCGCTGCTTGGTTATGCGGCGGAAGGCATTAATTTTGTGTTCGGCGGAATCGTGAACGAAGGCCAGGCCACACAATTTTTTATGTCGGTGCTACTGCCAATTGTGTTTATTTCTGCGCTGATCGGCATTTTGCAATATACAAAAATTCTGCCGTTTATTATTAAATATATCGGCGTTGCCCTCAGCAAGGTGAACGGCATGGGTAAGCTGGAATCGTACAATGCGGTTGCTTCCGCTATTTTGGGGCAATCCGAAGTATTTATTTCGGTCAAGAAGCAGATTGGCTTGCTGCCGGAACACCGTATGTACACGTTGTGTGCTTCCGCGATGTCGACAGTCTCCATGTCTATCGTTGGGGCGTACATGACGATGATCGAGCCGAAATATGTCGTAACGGCGCTTGTACTAAACTTGTTCGGCGGATTTATTATCGCATCGATTTTGAATCCGTATACAGTATCAAAAGAAGAGGACATTCTTGAGGTTACCGATGAGCACAAGCAGTCCTTCTTTGAAATGCTGGGCGAGTATATTATGGACGGCTTCAAGGTGGCGATTGTGGTCGCTGCGATGCTGATCGGTTTTGTCGCTCTAATTGCGATGATCAACGGTCTGTTCGGAATGCTGTTCGGCATTACGTTCCAGGAAATTTTGGGCTTTATCTTTGCGCCTGTCGCCTTCCTTATGGGAGTTCAATGGAGCGAAGCCGTTGAAGCGGGCAAAATCATGGCCACTAAATTGGTGTCTAATGAATTCGTGGCGATGCTTGATTTGGCCAACATCACAAAAGAAGGCACGATGTCCTCGCGGACGATTGGCATCGTTTCCGTCTTCCTCGTCTCGTTTGCAAACTTCTCTTCAATCGGTATCATTGCCGGTGCCGTAAAAGGGCTGCATGAACAGCAAGGGAATACGGTCGCCCGCTTCGGTCTCCGGTTGCTGTACGGGGCTACGCTGGTCAGCATGCTTTCGGCCACGGTTGCCGGTCTGTTCCTGTAA
- a CDS encoding alpha-L-rhamnosidase, whose product MMKAITIARKALEELNTVTLTVKDLTCEYRKQPLGIDKVHPRFGWKLESTERGALQTGYRLQVATAGDDFEKPFWDTGQIVNGDSIQIPYAGPALLSRTRYYYRVQVWDKEGQSSPWSKTGWWETAFLSADEWQAEWISADPMLHDPDDEASPLLRKEFEVEGQIASARLYATAEGVYEIHLNGRRVGEDLMTPGWTSYSDRLQYQTYDVTEELRQGGNALGASLGNGWYKGELVWENAKNHYGNVRALLLQLHIVQTDGSEQLITSNPSWKVSTGALLASEIYHGEVYDARLEPRDWHKPGFDDSAWSAAVQVVPGVGKLVAQENLPVRVTERISPISLIQTPNGETVLDYGQNLVGRIRLELDLPAGTTITLYHAEILDRDGNFYRGNLRSAKQMLTYTAAGNGKESYAAAFSFYGFRYVKLEGYPGQVLGEVPLEGFVAEVMHTEMPETGSFECSSGLVNQLFSNIRWGQRGNFLDVPTDCPQRNERLGWTGDAQVFVRTAAFNYDVGLFFAKWLRDLKADQQPDGGVPFIIPDVLHQHSSSAWGDAAVICPWTIYQCYGDKRMLEEQFDSMKAWVEYIRRQGEDEYLWNTGFHFGDWLGLDAKEGSYVGATPSDLIATAFYAYSASLVRDAAVVLGKAEEAKRYTELTERVRAAFSREFITPGGRLAAPTQTAHALVLAFGLVEGSVRERTARELNKLVTDQEFHLTTGFVGTPYLFFALSDNGYHETALKLLLQESYPSWLYSVNKGATTIWEHWDGVKPDGTFWSDDMNSYNHYAYGAIGEWMYRRVAGIDMDESQPAYRAIRIEPLFGGEKLTYAKAELDSPYGLIRSDWRRESGKLILEIEVPVNTTATVRLPTANAGSILESGLPIGEARDIELKESEEGFISVRVGSGRYSFVLKDEALTAAETQNVS is encoded by the coding sequence ATGATGAAAGCGATTACGATTGCGAGAAAAGCCCTAGAGGAGCTGAATACTGTGACATTGACTGTAAAAGATTTGACCTGTGAATATCGCAAACAGCCGCTTGGCATTGATAAGGTGCATCCAAGGTTTGGCTGGAAGCTGGAAAGCACGGAGCGCGGAGCTCTGCAAACGGGTTACCGGCTTCAAGTGGCGACAGCTGGGGATGATTTCGAGAAGCCGTTCTGGGATACTGGACAGATCGTTAACGGAGACTCGATCCAGATCCCTTATGCAGGACCCGCTTTGCTTTCCAGAACCCGATACTATTACCGTGTACAGGTATGGGACAAAGAAGGTCAGTCGTCTCCATGGAGCAAGACGGGTTGGTGGGAGACAGCGTTCCTGTCCGCTGATGAATGGCAGGCCGAGTGGATATCTGCAGACCCAATGCTGCATGACCCGGATGATGAAGCCTCACCGCTGCTCCGCAAAGAGTTCGAAGTGGAGGGACAGATTGCATCGGCGAGGCTGTATGCGACTGCGGAAGGCGTCTACGAAATCCATCTGAACGGTCGCCGTGTTGGCGAAGATCTGATGACTCCGGGCTGGACCAGCTACAGCGATCGGCTGCAGTATCAGACCTACGATGTGACCGAAGAGCTGCGTCAGGGGGGCAATGCGCTGGGGGCGTCGCTCGGGAACGGCTGGTACAAAGGCGAGCTGGTTTGGGAAAATGCCAAAAATCACTATGGCAACGTTAGGGCTTTATTGCTTCAGTTACATATCGTTCAAACAGACGGCAGCGAGCAGCTTATTACGAGCAATCCTTCCTGGAAAGTGTCGACAGGAGCGCTGCTCGCATCTGAAATTTATCACGGCGAAGTGTATGATGCGAGGCTTGAGCCTCGAGACTGGCATAAACCGGGCTTCGACGATTCCGCCTGGAGCGCCGCGGTGCAAGTTGTCCCTGGGGTAGGCAAACTTGTCGCGCAGGAGAATTTGCCGGTGCGGGTGACGGAGCGAATCTCGCCGATCTCCCTGATCCAAACGCCTAACGGCGAAACCGTGCTCGATTACGGACAGAATCTCGTTGGACGGATTCGTCTGGAGTTGGACCTTCCAGCAGGAACAACAATAACTTTGTATCATGCGGAAATTCTCGATCGAGACGGTAACTTTTATAGGGGTAATCTGCGCTCAGCCAAGCAAATGCTGACTTATACGGCTGCAGGCAATGGGAAGGAAAGTTATGCTGCAGCGTTCAGCTTTTACGGATTCCGCTATGTAAAACTAGAAGGGTATCCGGGCCAGGTTCTGGGGGAGGTTCCTCTGGAGGGCTTCGTCGCTGAAGTGATGCATACCGAGATGCCGGAGACGGGGAGCTTCGAATGCTCAAGCGGACTGGTCAATCAGCTTTTCAGTAATATTCGCTGGGGGCAGCGGGGTAACTTCCTGGATGTGCCGACGGATTGTCCACAGCGGAATGAACGGCTCGGATGGACGGGAGATGCGCAGGTATTCGTGCGAACTGCGGCATTTAATTACGATGTCGGATTATTTTTTGCCAAATGGTTGAGGGATCTTAAGGCGGATCAGCAGCCGGATGGAGGCGTTCCGTTCATCATTCCGGATGTGCTCCATCAGCATTCATCCTCGGCTTGGGGCGACGCTGCGGTCATCTGTCCGTGGACAATTTATCAATGTTACGGCGACAAGCGGATGCTGGAGGAGCAGTTCGACAGCATGAAAGCATGGGTCGAGTATATTCGCCGACAGGGCGAGGATGAGTACCTCTGGAATACGGGTTTCCATTTCGGGGACTGGCTTGGGCTGGACGCCAAAGAAGGCAGTTATGTGGGGGCAACGCCGAGTGATCTGATCGCTACAGCGTTTTATGCCTACTCTGCTTCGCTAGTGCGGGATGCTGCTGTTGTGCTCGGCAAAGCCGAAGAGGCGAAGCGTTATACGGAGCTAACGGAGAGGGTGCGTGCCGCATTCAGTCGGGAATTTATTACGCCAGGTGGACGGTTGGCTGCCCCGACACAGACGGCTCATGCGCTTGTGCTGGCGTTTGGATTAGTCGAAGGAAGCGTGCGCGAGCGGACAGCAAGGGAGCTTAACAAGCTGGTGACGGATCAAGAATTCCATCTGACAACTGGTTTTGTCGGAACGCCTTATCTTTTTTTTGCCCTTTCCGATAACGGCTATCATGAAACGGCACTGAAGCTGCTGCTGCAAGAAAGCTATCCTTCATGGCTCTATTCCGTCAATAAAGGTGCAACGACGATCTGGGAGCATTGGGATGGCGTGAAGCCGGATGGAACGTTCTGGAGCGATGATATGAACTCGTACAATCACTACGCTTATGGCGCGATTGGCGAGTGGATGTACCGCCGTGTGGCGGGTATTGATATGGATGAGTCGCAGCCGGCTTATCGTGCTATCCGCATTGAGCCTTTATTCGGAGGAGAGAAGCTGACCTACGCCAAAGCGGAGCTTGATTCACCCTATGGGCTTATCCGTTCCGACTGGCGGAGGGAGAGCGGTAAGCTCATCCTGGAAATTGAAGTTCCGGTTAATACAACCGCGACGGTTCGGCTTCCAACTGCCAATGCCGGTAGCATTCTGGAAAGCGGCTTGCCGATTGGCGAAGCGAGGGATATCGAGCTAAAGGAGAGCGAGGAAGGGTTTATTTCTGTTCGAGTCGGCTCGGGCCGTTACAGCTTTGTTTTGAAGGATGAGGCTTTAACTGCTGCTGAGACGCAGAACGTTTCATAG
- a CDS encoding AraC family transcriptional regulator, L-rhamnose operon transcriptional activator RhaR, whose product MVQRVINSLQGSSFFEDGLPVYINRAVESFGMSQHNHDFLEISYVSEGSGVHYTETNSIQVSQGDVILIPVGVSHVFRPSSPSPSKPLVVRNCLIDTDKMALFLEGFPGGAPLKALLSPVHIRNFRDRNGECGKLFQRLHYEYAARRPAWEAALYTVLLELLLHLHRLQEEQPGSTAQSPGVLDEALQLLHNQFALTLSTSTLAATAGLGARQFQRLFAKHTGMSPIAYLQTLRVQEACRLLRESDWKLTAISSAVGYQDPAHFTALFKRITGCPPGRYRKLAQQGDL is encoded by the coding sequence TTGGTTCAGCGCGTTATCAATTCCTTGCAAGGTTCCTCTTTTTTTGAAGATGGCCTGCCGGTCTACATCAATCGAGCGGTCGAAAGCTTCGGGATGTCTCAGCATAACCATGATTTTCTGGAAATCTCCTATGTATCTGAAGGAAGCGGGGTTCATTATACAGAAACAAACTCCATTCAGGTGTCGCAGGGCGATGTTATTCTCATTCCAGTTGGTGTCTCCCATGTTTTCCGGCCTTCATCGCCCTCTCCGTCCAAGCCGCTTGTCGTTCGCAATTGCCTCATTGATACGGATAAAATGGCTCTTTTTCTAGAAGGCTTTCCTGGAGGAGCCCCACTCAAAGCACTGCTTTCCCCTGTACATATCCGCAACTTTCGCGATAGAAATGGAGAATGCGGCAAGCTGTTCCAGCGTCTGCATTACGAATACGCAGCCCGCCGACCTGCATGGGAAGCGGCACTTTATACCGTGCTGCTGGAGCTTTTATTGCATTTGCATCGGCTCCAAGAGGAACAGCCTGGCAGCACGGCTCAATCGCCAGGTGTATTGGATGAAGCGCTGCAGCTGCTCCATAATCAGTTCGCTCTCACCCTCTCAACGAGTACTCTGGCGGCAACCGCTGGGCTCGGCGCGCGGCAATTTCAACGCTTGTTCGCCAAACACACTGGCATGTCGCCGATTGCTTACTTGCAGACGCTTCGCGTCCAGGAGGCTTGCCGACTACTACGAGAAAGCGACTGGAAGCTAACCGCCATCAGCTCGGCTGTAGGCTATCAGGACCCAGCCCATTTCACCGCCTTGTTCAAGCGTATTACCGGCTGTCCACCGGGGCGATATCGTAAATTAGCTCAGCAGGGCGATTTATAA
- a CDS encoding Enamine deaminase RidA, house cleaning of reactive enamine intermediates, YjgF/YER057c/UK114 family, producing the protein MENGKITRNNPTNMPAPVGNYTHITKIPRNAELFVTSGQVGVDRDGHFPNTMNEQVTNTFRNIKTVLGSEGLSAENIIKVNIWATEEIDWEFLYSEWDQLFSNDYPAMTIGYIAALGLPEIKIEVEIWAAKL; encoded by the coding sequence ATGGAAAACGGAAAAATCACTAGGAATAACCCAACAAACATGCCAGCACCAGTGGGAAATTACACACATATTACAAAAATTCCTAGAAATGCAGAGCTTTTTGTGACATCCGGTCAAGTCGGCGTTGATCGAGATGGACATTTCCCGAATACAATGAATGAACAAGTTACTAATACGTTTAGGAATATAAAAACGGTGTTGGGCTCTGAAGGATTAAGTGCGGAAAATATTATAAAAGTGAACATATGGGCTACTGAGGAAATAGATTGGGAATTTTTATATTCAGAGTGGGATCAATTATTCAGCAACGATTATCCGGCAATGACAATCGGTTATATTGCGGCGTTAGGATTACCGGAGATAAAAATTGAAGTAGAAATATGGGCGGCTAAATTATAA
- a CDS encoding xanthine phosphoribosyltransferase (manually curated) — protein sequence MELLKQRILQEASIMSSDVVMLDAILNHQVDPALTMEMGREFARRFAEDGVTKVITVESSGIPVSFATALELNVPLLFARRKKTLIADPDHYSERVPSFTKGIVTDLMVSKSLLSPDDRLLFIDDIIANGDAARGLVRIIERSGAHLVGLGVAVEKSFQAGGRTLRENGIRVESLARISSLDNGQITFED from the coding sequence ATGGAACTGTTGAAACAAAGGATCTTGCAGGAGGCGTCCATTATGTCCAGCGACGTTGTGATGCTCGATGCCATTCTCAACCATCAGGTTGACCCTGCGCTCACCATGGAGATGGGCCGCGAGTTCGCACGCAGATTTGCTGAGGATGGAGTGACCAAGGTCATTACGGTTGAATCTTCCGGCATTCCGGTGAGCTTCGCTACGGCTCTGGAGCTGAATGTCCCCCTATTGTTCGCAAGGCGCAAAAAGACATTGATTGCTGATCCCGATCATTATTCGGAGCGGGTGCCTTCTTTTACAAAGGGGATCGTGACCGATCTGATGGTATCAAAATCCCTACTGTCCCCGGATGATAGGCTGCTGTTCATCGATGACATTATCGCCAATGGCGATGCAGCAAGAGGTCTCGTACGCATTATAGAGCGCTCAGGAGCGCATTTGGTCGGACTCGGAGTTGCCGTAGAAAAAAGCTTTCAGGCTGGCGGCAGAACGCTTAGGGAAAACGGGATTCGAGTGGAGTCTCTTGCTCGAATTAGCTCGCTGGACAATGGCCAGATTACGTTCGAGGACTAG
- a CDS encoding Uncharacterized membrane protein YkvI codes for MPRRSGRVLQIGFTYIGTVVGAGFATGQEILQFFTRYGQWAVLTIALSTFFFIWLGAKMMLFAGEIGAKSYEDLNKALFGPKIGQLVSYFMLVVLLGVNAVMLAGAGTIFYENWNISYQTGLVVTLIACFLMLRRGMNAILTVNSIVVPFMLLFTLILLYNTFNSPGSDRWITMPADDSLLRIWSAPLLYTAFNLAMAQAVLVPLGAQIEDRQAIRWGSLFGGIGIGFMLLVGHIALSAHMPGVQQFEIPMGGIARQLGYAIQFIYIFLIFSEIFTTLIADIYGLALQLQQRVSIPRNLLLLIILVICYLLSQIGFGPLVSTLYPLFGLFSLGWLVLMMLKKTGKRRGS; via the coding sequence ATGCCGAGACGTTCAGGACGCGTGCTGCAAATCGGATTTACGTACATAGGCACCGTAGTCGGTGCTGGATTCGCCACAGGACAGGAAATCCTGCAATTTTTCACCCGCTATGGCCAGTGGGCCGTGCTGACGATCGCATTATCCACCTTTTTCTTCATCTGGCTCGGCGCCAAAATGATGCTATTCGCCGGTGAGATCGGCGCCAAATCATATGAAGATCTCAACAAAGCGCTGTTCGGGCCCAAAATCGGACAACTTGTCAGTTACTTCATGCTCGTCGTCCTGCTCGGAGTCAACGCTGTTATGCTGGCGGGAGCTGGGACGATCTTTTATGAAAACTGGAATATCTCGTACCAGACCGGCTTGGTCGTCACCCTTATTGCCTGTTTCCTGATGCTACGCCGCGGCATGAATGCGATTCTAACCGTGAACAGCATCGTTGTCCCTTTCATGCTGCTGTTTACGCTGATCCTGCTCTACAATACCTTCAACTCTCCCGGCTCAGACCGTTGGATTACAATGCCCGCCGATGATTCACTGCTGCGAATATGGAGTGCGCCGCTGCTTTATACCGCCTTCAACCTTGCTATGGCGCAAGCCGTCCTCGTCCCGCTCGGAGCGCAAATTGAGGATCGCCAAGCAATCCGCTGGGGCTCACTGTTCGGAGGAATAGGTATCGGATTCATGCTGCTTGTAGGTCATATCGCACTGTCTGCGCATATGCCGGGAGTCCAACAATTTGAAATTCCAATGGGCGGTATCGCGCGGCAACTAGGCTACGCCATCCAGTTCATCTACATTTTCCTCATCTTCTCGGAAATTTTCACCACGCTGATCGCCGATATTTATGGGCTGGCGCTGCAGCTTCAACAACGAGTATCGATTCCGCGCAATCTGCTGCTGCTCATTATACTTGTCATCTGTTATCTTCTCAGCCAGATTGGCTTTGGGCCGCTCGTGTCTACTCTTTATCCGTTATTCGGACTGTTCAGCTTAGGTTGGCTTGTGCTCATGATGCTCAAAAAAACCGGAAAAAGGCGAGGGAGCTAA
- a CDS encoding Glycosyltransferase involved in cell wall bisynthesis, which translates to MEILQALFFPPEQPGGVSSMVPYMQDRFNKVGWPTDLFSLPKRIRGKGSEEVKLHTFDVELYRDNPIAAKYLQTLSDYLWWTKMRIKRNYDLIHAHHPVAALVMKQVFPDTPLIVTIHSSYERELILNGKIKEGGIEHQFLTSIYRELEHAADRILTVSESFKLYMTPHMDQPEEVGIIANGFDERRFKPISHENEVTQLITVCRLVPAKGLDILFRACAELKQKGHPFVLHIIGDGPIRKELEALAVELNLYDDIIFYGYMLHPEEFMPFFDVFVLPSRAEAFGSVFAEAALCWLALVGTDVGGIGEQIEEGVNGLLVPPEDAAALALALERLIIDPTFRYHLARAAWDKAKKAYSLTRVISQLKQVYLDTVPEAAGGN; encoded by the coding sequence ATGGAAATATTACAAGCTTTATTTTTCCCTCCGGAGCAGCCCGGGGGCGTATCTTCGATGGTTCCTTATATGCAGGACCGTTTCAATAAGGTCGGCTGGCCGACAGACCTGTTTTCGCTTCCAAAGCGCATCAGAGGCAAGGGGAGCGAGGAGGTTAAGCTCCATACTTTCGATGTAGAGCTATACAGAGATAACCCGATTGCCGCCAAATATTTGCAGACGTTAAGCGACTATTTATGGTGGACCAAAATGCGCATCAAGCGCAACTATGATCTTATCCATGCCCATCATCCAGTGGCAGCACTAGTTATGAAACAGGTGTTTCCAGACACTCCGCTCATCGTGACCATTCATTCCAGCTACGAACGCGAGTTGATTTTGAACGGTAAAATCAAGGAAGGCGGGATCGAGCATCAATTCCTGACCTCGATCTACCGGGAGCTGGAGCATGCGGCTGACCGGATTTTAACGGTGTCAGAATCATTTAAGCTATACATGACTCCTCATATGGATCAGCCGGAAGAGGTCGGCATCATCGCCAATGGCTTCGATGAGCGGCGCTTTAAGCCGATTAGCCATGAGAATGAAGTTACTCAGCTCATAACCGTATGCCGACTTGTACCGGCAAAAGGGCTGGATATTCTGTTCCGGGCATGCGCTGAGCTGAAGCAAAAGGGCCACCCGTTTGTGCTTCATATTATTGGCGATGGTCCGATTCGCAAAGAGCTTGAGGCGCTTGCGGTTGAACTGAACCTGTACGACGATATCATTTTTTACGGTTACATGCTTCATCCGGAGGAATTCATGCCGTTCTTCGACGTCTTCGTATTGCCTTCCCGCGCCGAGGCGTTTGGCAGCGTATTCGCCGAAGCCGCGTTATGCTGGCTTGCGTTAGTTGGCACCGATGTCGGCGGCATCGGCGAGCAGATTGAAGAAGGTGTGAACGGTCTGCTTGTGCCGCCTGAAGATGCTGCGGCGCTGGCGCTCGCGTTGGAGCGTCTCATCATCGATCCGACGTTCCGCTATCATCTGGCGCGGGCCGCCTGGGACAAAGCCAAAAAAGCCTACTCGCTCACGAGAGTAATCTCGCAATTGAAGCAGGTTTATCTGGATACGGTACCGGAAGCGGCAGGGGGCAATTAG
- a CDS encoding diguanylate cyclase (GGDEF) domain-containing protein, with product MTNWPQTSAIQMFASSSTITVLALMIFMGVKLYRSYRRHPVYRLLIFILSLLMIRQLMLLTGMDQSDSPPILQLATRLLGIFSFIIINFVFMKLYSHPGARLRGTPFVIMASLAFLIAGAEILMNPTLLNSAAGHGIMPLVALDFYGILVNFLILLDTRGVELRTKYSASLILYFAADLALVTDRYVFQGSLPLLLMISRLLPVVYFTLLFLLLFEWVVERLLTTYRSSITDGLTGLYNRRHFKQKAEQLMRHGMGIAVIFCDIDNFKKLNDTQGHHRADGVLEQIAEMMRELVHGIGSAGRYGGEELLLVVSAKEKVAELAETLRRRIEVETIVTVSIGVSFSRQGVNLDQIVQESDEAMYRSKTTGKNRVTIVNAPTRSPRSKKASPD from the coding sequence ATGACCAATTGGCCTCAGACTTCGGCCATCCAGATGTTCGCTTCTTCCAGCACGATTACAGTGCTAGCTTTGATGATTTTCATGGGGGTCAAGCTTTACCGCAGCTACCGCCGACATCCGGTTTACCGGCTGCTCATTTTCATTCTGTCCTTGCTTATGATCCGGCAGCTTATGCTGCTCACCGGCATGGACCAGAGCGATTCACCGCCGATTTTGCAGTTGGCTACTCGTTTGCTCGGCATCTTTTCCTTTATTATTATAAACTTTGTCTTCATGAAATTATATAGCCATCCGGGAGCGAGGCTGCGAGGGACACCGTTTGTAATTATGGCTTCTCTGGCCTTCCTGATTGCCGGAGCCGAGATTCTGATGAATCCGACTCTGCTGAACAGCGCGGCCGGCCATGGCATCATGCCGCTCGTCGCCTTGGATTTCTACGGCATTCTGGTCAATTTCTTGATCCTGCTAGATACTCGCGGCGTCGAGCTGCGCACCAAATATTCCGCCAGCCTGATTCTCTATTTTGCAGCGGATCTTGCGCTGGTGACCGATCGGTACGTGTTCCAGGGCAGCTTGCCGCTGCTGCTCATGATTTCGCGGTTACTGCCTGTCGTTTATTTTACGCTGCTGTTCCTGCTTCTGTTCGAGTGGGTCGTTGAGCGGTTGCTGACTACTTATCGTTCTTCGATTACAGACGGCCTTACCGGACTCTACAATCGGCGACACTTTAAACAGAAGGCTGAGCAGTTGATGCGACACGGCATGGGAATCGCCGTTATCTTTTGCGACATTGACAACTTCAAGAAACTTAATGATACCCAGGGTCATCATCGAGCTGACGGCGTACTGGAGCAGATCGCCGAGATGATGCGCGAACTCGTACATGGCATTGGTTCTGCTGGCCGCTATGGCGGCGAAGAGCTGCTGCTTGTAGTGAGCGCCAAGGAGAAGGTTGCGGAGCTTGCCGAGACGCTGCGGCGGCGCATCGAGGTAGAGACGATCGTCACCGTGAGCATCGGCGTTAGCTTTTCCCGTCAAGGAGTTAACTTAGATCAAATCGTGCAGGAATCTGACGAGGCGATGTACCGCTCCAAAACCACTGGCAAAAATCGCGTCACAATCGTGAATGCGCCGACGCGCAGCCCAAGAAGCAAAAAGGCATCTCCCGATTAA
- a CDS encoding putative hydrolase of the HAD superfamily, with protein sequence MIRAILFDLDDTLLDRAEGFREFAERLADRYADVSLEERPQWIKRLIEMDERGYKSKPQLFRELLDQLPCRSNAGWEELYAFYDQEYVSSSRLMPGARELLAALRPYYRLGIVTNGRDFIQRGKIERTGISGWFETITISESAGCKKPHPNIFNQALGQLGSSPEQTLFVGDHPVNDIQGAYFSGMKSVWLKHSQPWPIETAMLPDAVITELAQLPAAIRLVSGQTAAAEYGLSSGA encoded by the coding sequence ATGATTCGAGCCATATTGTTTGATTTGGACGATACGTTGTTAGATCGGGCAGAGGGTTTCCGCGAATTCGCAGAGCGTCTGGCCGACCGTTACGCCGACGTTTCTCTTGAAGAGCGGCCGCAATGGATCAAGCGCTTGATAGAGATGGATGAGCGGGGTTATAAAAGCAAACCACAGCTGTTCCGCGAACTGTTAGATCAGTTGCCTTGCCGCAGCAATGCGGGATGGGAGGAGCTCTACGCTTTTTATGATCAGGAGTACGTCAGCAGCTCCCGGCTAATGCCTGGGGCCCGAGAATTGCTGGCGGCATTGCGGCCTTATTATCGGCTCGGAATTGTGACGAACGGTCGGGACTTCATTCAGCGCGGTAAAATCGAACGAACCGGCATCAGCGGCTGGTTTGAAACGATTACTATATCGGAGTCGGCAGGCTGCAAAAAGCCTCATCCAAACATTTTTAATCAGGCTCTCGGCCAGCTTGGATCGTCACCTGAACAGACGCTGTTTGTTGGGGACCACCCTGTAAATGATATTCAGGGAGCTTATTTCAGCGGCATGAAGTCAGTGTGGCTGAAGCATTCCCAGCCCTGGCCCATTGAGACAGCAATGCTGCCCGACGCCGTCATCACGGAGCTGGCGCAGCTGCCGGCGGCGATCCGTCTCGTCTCCGGGCAAACCGCCGCTGCCGAATACGGTCTGAGCAGCGGCGCTTAG